From Arachis stenosperma cultivar V10309 chromosome 2, arast.V10309.gnm1.PFL2, whole genome shotgun sequence, one genomic window encodes:
- the LOC130960904 gene encoding heavy metal-associated isoprenylated plant protein 6-like, translated as MGEKQKEQPKNETEEKKPSSEEPKKNDTPAPVVYKLDLHCEGCIKKIKRTVRHFDGVEDVKADLTANKLTVTGNDVDAVKLQEKLIVRTKKKVELLTPPPPKKEAAPPPPAPPAEGEKKSDEKKPPKESTVVLKIRLHCDGCITKIRRIIQKFNGVDSVSIDGGKDLVTVKGTMDVKELVPYLNDKLKRNVEVVAPKKDEEKKEKDGGDAGAGEKKESKEAADDKKDSGDKKESRGGGDGDKKEKAAATTATATTETKSEVNKMEYHGYPLPSPIYWHNNNENFHQGQTSYAMEVHPGYANHGYHYMEPPQGYMTQGYVMNHNQGYHHVEPGPLPFYMNPNQPHPQMFSDENPNACSLM; from the exons ATGGGAGAG AAGCAAAAGGAGCAGCCAAAGAATGAAACGGAGGAGAAGAAGCCGTCGTCTGAAGAACCAAAGAAAAACGACACACCCGCTCCTGTCGTTTACAAGCTTGACTTGCATTGCGAGGGATGtattaagaaaatcaaaagaacCGTTCGCCATTTTGATG GTGTGGAGGATGTTAAGGCTGATTTAACGGCTAACAAGTTAACGGTCACCGGAAACGACGTTGACGCCGTTAAGCTTCAAGAGAAGCTTATCGTCAGAACTAAGAAGAAGGTTGAGCTACTAACTCCTCCGCCGCCCAAGAAGGAAGCCGCTCCTCCTCCTCCTGCTCCTCCGGCCGAGGGAGAAAAGAAATCCGATGAGAAGAAGCCACCTAAAGAG AGCACGGTGGTTTTGAAGATCAGATTGCACTGTGACGGTTGCATtacgaaaattagaagaatcaTCCAGAAGTTCAACG GTGTTGATTCGGTGAGCATTGATGGAGGTAAAGATTTGGTGACGGTGAAGGGAACCATGGATGTGAAGGAACTGGTGCCCTATTTGAACGACAAGCTCAAGAGGAACGTGGAGGTGGTTGCACCGAAGAAAGAtgaggaaaaaaaagaaaaagacggCGGAGATGCCGGTGCCGGTGAAAAGAAAGAGAGCAAAGAAGCCGCCGACGACAAAAAAGACAGCGGAGATAAAAAAGAAAGTAGAGGAGGAGGAGACGGtgacaaaaaagaaaaagcagcaGCGACGACAGCGACAGCAACGACAGAAACAAAGAGTGAGGTTAACAAAATGGAATACCACGGGTATCCGTTGCCATCCCCAATTTATTGGcacaataataatgaaaattttcatcAAGGTCAAACAAGTTATGCTATGGAGGTTCACCCTGGGTATGCAAACCATGGGTACCACTATATGGAGCCACCACAAGGATACATGACCCAAGGGTATGTGATGAACCATAATCAAGGGTATCATCATGTTGAGCCAGGTCCATTACCATTCTACATGAACCCTAACCAACCTCACCCTCAGATGTTCAGTGATGAGAACCCTAATGCTTGTTCCCTCATGTGA